Genomic window (Rosa chinensis cultivar Old Blush chromosome 6, RchiOBHm-V2, whole genome shotgun sequence):
ATATGTGATTGCGGTAATCAAACCAATCGCGAATCTGCACACAGCTGCAGCAACGTATTCAGGGAGTTAGATCACATCGCAATGATGAACTTAGCAATTCTTATGAGCAGAAACCGAACCCAGAAGACGAGTACCATGAGTTGCCAGTATCGTTGTTGGCAATCTGATTAAGCACATCCACCTCAATCATTGCTGCATCCCGGTACTTTCGTATGCTCCGAACAACCTTGATGGCCACATATTCACGTGTTTGACGATCCCAACATTCCAAAACTCGACCAAATGTGCCTACAGCACTAGCAATATGCTGAATGACACAAGCAGAGAATGAATGAAATTATAAAATCTTGTAGACATCAGGACACTTGACAGCTAACCTTCACCCATCTTGTTAAGAATTTTATCTGCCAAACAATTaacataaaatcaaaatctctACCAGAACAACATGATAATATCCGTAATTCAAtccaaagattcaaactttcaaCAGTTAAACAGATGCAGGAAAATCAAACTTACATCTTGGAGTGAGATTCTCGCCGAGATTATAAACATAATGACCTTCACGATCGTCGTCTCGTTTCGGAGGCGATCCATTTCTTCCATTCGCTTGATTACCAGCCAACAATGGCCGTTGCGCCTACAAAACAAGATGCACCGATTCCTAAATCAATTCTCGGTTCCTTTTTGTCTCCctgcaaaccctaaccctaataaTTTGGGGATCCCAAAACCAACCTCTGGTTCGTACTCCGAGGGGCCGACGTCCCAGGCGGACCGAGGCCTTTTCCTGATTCGCTTTAGCATCCTAGAGTCTATTCCCACCGCTGTCATTTAAACCGGTCGAGATCGATCCCCGTCTGCAACCAAAATtctgagataaaaaaaatttgggggAAATTGATTAGGGTTTTCTGGGAGGATTTACCACAGAGGACCCTGatataaagagagagaaagagattagGTGGTTTGCACCGTACGGACGGAAGAGAAGAATCCTAAGGGGGTGGGTTGTTATATTAACCGCGCCGGGTGGCGCGTTGGCGGTTGTAATGGGCCGAGGATGATTAGACGTGTTCGGCCCACACGTCTTGCTAAGGCATTCTGATTATTTGGTCTAAGCCCAACTTAGACTTTCTAACTTTGCTTTCAAACCGGGCCTAACCCATTAGGCGTTTTTAATGACCCGTGAGTCTCTGAAGTGTTGGAGCTCGGCCTGTTGAAGATTATCTAATGAACCAGACCACTCACTCAAGGGACGGTAAGAAGAAAGTGAAATCTGATAACTGAGATAAATTTAAGTTGTTGTAAtaattatagaaaattacaccgATTTGAAACTCTAATTAGGTATAAAGCCACCTAATTTTTCTTGTACAAATAAAGCCACTTATAGCTTCAAATTATTTCATATGTGACAATTTTACTCTCTACCAAACAAAAGCAACACCTTGGAGATCAcagatcactctctctctctctctctctctctctctctggtatGTCATTTTCTCATATACTCTAGTTAAGTGCATGCCGTTTTCTTGGTTAAGGACTCAAGGGAATGATATTGATAAAAAGGCAAGTACACTTTAAGACCAATATCAGGAACTAATCTTTGTTGCAGCAGTGATTTCATAGTCTTGTTCTAGTGAATAGATATGAAATAAAAAGTtaaatagttgtaaatttaaATCAAAGCAACAGAGAATATCATGTCATACTGCATTGGTTTTTTCTGCAAGGCATTTCTGCCTAGCTGTATTGTGGAGTTATTGAGCATTTCTCCAACCTTTTGCACTCTTCTTTATGATTCAGTGATTTATGAACTTTCAGTACTGACACTATGGATATGGATTACAGACTAATTTGCAAACAGACCAAGAATTGTCACTTCAAATGCTTGGCATTAGTTGCTTACAACATTGCTAGGCTCTAACAGACCCTCTTGGGAAATCCTCAAAACATAAAGATACTTTTTCCAACGTGATCCTTTGTGTTAATTTTTGCAACCGTTTCGTGTCTTATTAGTCGCATAGCTAGAAGGTCATGATCCCGAGTTTTCTAGCCCTTCGCAGGGAACAACCAAGACTAACCATTCTGTTTTCTATACCAATTACCTCCAATTGTGGTGACTCATGTGACTGCCATTTGAGTAGCTGATGCTCAAACATATTTGTTAAAATCTCCTTTATCAACCAGTGGAATTTTGTATTCAACCGTTGGTAAATATGGACTACATGTGACTTCAATACAGTAACAGTTGTTTTTTTAtgcctatgttagtatcttttcaagctgatgtcagtaggttttctgtttttgttttaattgatttcaaatcaGTAGCTTGCTGTAACTGTTACAATGGTTTTTCAAcacagtgatagtagctttctatctCTATGTTAGTATCTATTCAATCTAATGTCAGTAGcttctttgttttcattttgaatgATTTTAAGTAGTTTTTTGTCAATAGCTTATCAAAATGAAAAAGCATGATCctgaatgaaattcaattttcttatTATTGTGATTTCATATTTCAAGCATTTcttatttgaaatttttgttaCACTATCAACATGTATAATCAGCTGGTTTGTGTAATCAATAtttatgtcagtagcttttttatTACTAGTTTAGTAGTTTTGTACATGTGTTATAGTAGCTTTATATATCAATattagtagctttttattaatGGTCCAGTAGCTTTGTGCAAGTTTTATAGTAGTTTTTTGTAACCTCGCATGAGATTGCTAGAAATTTCACAAGCTTTTGTGGCTGGAAAGTCACCGGAAGTTGGTCGAAGACCCGCCGGAGTTCTCctgaagttggccggagacccgcCAGAGTTGACAAGAGACCTCcccgaagaggagagagagaatgattgttgattttgtactctagtgacatttatgtaaatatactGGTTTTTAATATCTAAAATATAACaccatttttaatctagtggtcttataagggaaaaaaactagttggtggccttatggctaaacaaacattcaaagatgcattaaatttaatatatatatatatatatatatatatatatgtaggatCTCAGTCACTTGTCCCTTATAGTTTTTTAAAACTGACTTTTAGGTAAGCATTACTGATCTAATGAATGTTGTTTATTTCTAGTTTGGATTGGGTCCCTTGTTGTATCTCCTTCCATGACTTAGTTTTCTCTTTAAAGCGTTTTTAAATtgagtggttctagttggacctccaaatttgctatttgaacCTCACATACTTAGTACatctctaatttactttttagaatatttGAAAaactaagtagacctccttatttttaccaaaacgcccttgaacatgagatataACAATTTGTTACTCTATGTTTTTATCTCTCTTCAACTACGAGAATaagaataaatcaaaatcacattatattgctctcttatgagtaagTCTCTCATCCAcaaaaattaatcagagggttggttctcaatcttgatatgttgttggaatatctttgaatttgctaaaaaaaggatttcaagggtttatgggttagaatatcgagtactaactatatcataatattcaattaatttagttttaaaaatttcaaatcagattgttttgaatttatttttgtattaaataatgggcatgtatagaaattattatttttacttaattattttaggtaaattgtAAAACTAcataggcaatataaggaaattttgaaagaaaaaaaaaacaatttaattgaacgttatatttgattggaggaggtaagaagagtatttatttatttttttcatttttctctctttattcttatttgtcttttcatataacttgacaaagtttattaataattaaaaaaagttggaggtccaactagaatcaccctTTTAAACTTTTACATTTGAATTATAAAAAAACTTTGTTGAACCgcttataaaataaaaacaggcATCATTTTCTTTTACCTCGCTAGTCCTCCACAATTTTTAAAGTAAAAATAGTTTCTTTTTGAATTAGAGTTTATTTATCTCGTCAAATCGAAACTGTCATATTTTAAGATATCATAAAAAATGTATAGAATtttcagaaggaaaaaaaaggtatCTTATACCCTTACTCTTTGTCTTAATACTACTAACTCAAGCAAGCTTGATGATACCAAAAGAAAATCCATCGAAAAAGAGGACTTTGTAGaaccattttattttttatttttttattttttacctaTTTTGAATTCCATCAAGGGTGAGATAGTAAGTCACCTCAGTTAGGTTATCGAGTTAGTTACATATTCCATACTGAGATTAGGCCCCTCAAAGTTGTTGGCCATAAACTAGTGAGAATTAAAACTCGAATGCGAGATATGAAGGTTCATTCTAAAAAACTCGACCAACCTTACACACAGCAGCTGATTTACCTATTTTGCATTGTCGTTAAATTGAAAGgttcttttccctttctttattgttttgctTTATTCGGCCTGATAGCAATTGCAATTTGCAAACAATAACGACCTGGTTAGCTCATAGTGTGCCATTgtccaagaaaataaaaacaaaacaaaaggaaaggaaaggaaaatgaaacTGCACCACCCATAGTTTTTAAGATTCTCCGCGCTGGCAGCGACAGTTTTATTGGTTAGGACTCGGACTCTCAACACGCGTGCAATCCACGCGTCCCCGCATATAAACAAACACCTATTTCCGGCTCACCAAACACACAACTCAACTGAGACTAGAAAAAATGCAGAGTCTTCAAGCCAAGGCCTCCGAGTGGAGCGGAGTCGACTCGGCCGACGCGTTCGCCATCGACGACACCAACCTCTTCGAGAAGCTCGGCCTCCAGGCCTTCGTTAATCTCTCCACCGATTTCTACACCAGGTTTGGTTTCAGTCTTCTCTTTCGTTTGATCATCGATCGAAATTGGAATGAATTGAATTGACAATTGAGCCTTCACTCCAGGGTTTACGACGACGAGCAGGAATGGTTCAGGTCAATCTTCGCGAATTCCAAGAAGGAAGACGCGATTCAGAATCAGTACGAGTTTTTCGTGCAGAGAATGGGAGGGCCGTCTCTCTACTCTCAaagaaaaggttttttttttttttttggatttgtttttaaCAATTTGGTCAGAttctttggaaaaaaaaagaaagactgAAACTTTATATGTGTTTTGAAGGCCATCCTGCTCTGATCGGGCGGCACAGGCCATTTCCGGTGACGCATGAAGCGGCGGAGAGGTGGTTGCATCATATGCAGCAAGCATTGGAGAGCTCTTCAGATATTGACGAGGATTCGAAGCGAAAAATGTTCAATTTCTTCAAGCACACTGCGTTTTTCCTTGTGGCTGGAGACGAGTTGAAGAAGGGTCAAACTcagaaccctaaaccctaaatgtaAAAATTGAATTCAAATTGTTGTGAGGAACAACAAGATTATGTAGGTCAAGGAACATTAACCCTTTATTAATAAATGAATTATGGAAAAAAGCTCTGAACTTTAACTCTTATTACTCCGGTTTATATGTTATGTTGGTGAAGTGACTATATCTGCTTTGATTCAGAGAGCTGCAATACATAACTGTAGTTAGAGTTTCAAGATTTAGGTGCTGTAGAAGTTGATAACTCCTTCAAAATCTTCTTTAGAAAATTTGTGTTGATTAGATGTTTGGTGATGAGTAGAAACTGATGTTATGGACTTtatgatagagagagagagagagagagagagagagtgcgaTGGTGAACCAAATTTTGGAGGGCAACCCATCATGTGATAGTGAAGAAAGCCTTGTCCTTGTTTAGTCTGGTATCCAGTACCCATAGGATTGGGCCAGACAGTGCACATGAAAATGCAAAATAAATCTGACATTGCAATTTATGGTTAGGATGTGGAGGTATTAAATATTGAAAGCAGAGAGCTCAAGATAGTGGGGTGTTGATTCCTAAAGCAAGTGAGCATCTCCATGGGAACACTCGAAAGCAACTAATTCCCAGTAAAGCCGGTAAATAAAAGATGACCGCAACTTGTAAAATTTAAAACCTTGTGAGAAACACATGAAGTTTTATAATACTTTCTTTCATCATAGTGCCCTCCACAAGAGAGGCCATGAGCACCCAGGCCCCTGAAAGCATTTTATCTACTTGAGCCTTGAGCCCTGAGCCCAAAGAAAGATTAGAAGTTGAAGCATCCAAGGTTCTCTTTTTGTCTTGTACATGTTTTTCCTGGCACTGGTAAAACACTACATATGAAATGGAAATGGTCTTTGCAGATTGTACAGATCAAAAACTGAggtcaaaacccagaaagtccTTGAAGTCTGTACAAACCATTGAAATAATGGGAAGGAAAAAAGGAAAGACTCAGATATAAATTGAAATAGAGAAAAGGCATCCTAGTATCATCTACAATGAATTATCACTATCTCTAGGTTAATATTACTGATGAGTGATGATGTTGATCCACAAATAACTATGGTCTATGGCCACAGTTGTACTTTTATCTTCTGATTATTCAATCACATCTTTAACTGAATTGGAATTAATCAGGgaagttagagagagagagagagagagagagagagagagagagagagttcacaATATAAAATTTAGTCTGATGGTTTCTAATACCAAGAGATACATACAATTTCTTCGACATTCACAACGTCAATCCAATAAATCATTCCTATATAGAACCCTTGATGGATTAGCAAACCGAGCTGAGAAAGACCTCGATAAGTTATCAGGCTCTGTCCACCCCATTCCTCTATCAAAATTCTTTGAGTATGTTTTGGGATCATAACTAGTCTGCTGCGAATGCGCTAGAACAGTACCAGAACTgaaactcttcttcttctccttcttgagTTTCTTCAAAAAAATTTGCCACTTTGGTTGAGCTTTGGTGTACGTAGTGCTTGGCTCTCCCAACCTGATGCTTGGAGTTGGACTGCGTGAACCATACCACTCTTTGATCCCCATTGCTAACACAAAGACCAGATTTCTTGCACCCCAAATATTTAAGCTGTAGAATGAATTAGCTTATGCATCtgtttataactttatatatacatataagaTGACTCTAGGATGTAAATTATGTATTAGTTTAAAGCACATGTGCATATATAAAATGCAAGAGGGCATGGCTCTTCTTTGATAAGTATGGCTCTGGCTTTTGACTTGGCTCAACCTGGCTGCTCTTAAAAATGGATGAATGGGGTATTGAGAATCCactgggaaaaaaaaagatacgTGAAGCCTTTTGTTAAGAAATACGTAAATCTTTGTGCATTAGAAAATGttattagagagagaaagataaaATGGAAATGGTCTTCAGTTGAGGAAGCTTCAAGAGCCATAAAAGGAGCTTCATTACTAGAAGAGATGGCTTTTGTCAGCAAACTTTGTTTAAAGGGTCAAAGTGAGACAGCCGAAAGAGTCA
Coding sequences:
- the LOC112172878 gene encoding two-on-two hemoglobin-3; its protein translation is MQSLQAKASEWSGVDSADAFAIDDTNLFEKLGLQAFVNLSTDFYTRVYDDEQEWFRSIFANSKKEDAIQNQYEFFVQRMGGPSLYSQRKGHPALIGRHRPFPVTHEAAERWLHHMQQALESSSDIDEDSKRKMFNFFKHTAFFLVAGDELKKGQTQNPKP